A portion of the Aphelocoma coerulescens isolate FSJ_1873_10779 chromosome 1, UR_Acoe_1.0, whole genome shotgun sequence genome contains these proteins:
- the HTR1F gene encoding 5-hydroxytryptamine receptor 1F, whose protein sequence is MDLINSTEQNSTSEEPFKWATSKILISITLSVLALMTTAINSLVMTAIIVTRKLHHPANYLICSLAVTDFLVAVLVMPFSIVYIVKETWIMGQVVCDIWLSVDITCCTCSILHLSAIALDRYRAITDAVEYARKRTPKHAGIMIAVVWIISIFISMPPLFWRHQTTSREDECIIKHDHIVFTIYSTFGAFYIPLALILILYYKIYKAAKTFHRRSVSRIVREEGVNGQVLLDAGERSTKSASMPSTTEKTSDPLVNSDKINITLRSPRSESKHEKSWKKQRISSTRERKAATTLGLILGAFVICWLPFFVKEVVVNTCETCHISEDMSNFLAWLGYINSLVNPLIYTIFNEDFKKAFQKLVRCGQ, encoded by the coding sequence ATGGATTTAATAAACTCAACTGAACAAAACAGTACATCAGAAGAACCTTTCAAATGGGCAACATCCAAGATTCTCATTTCCATTACCCTGTCTGTGCTTGCTCTAATGACAACGGCCATCAATTCTCTCGTGATGACTGCAATAATTGTGACAAGAAAGCTCCACCACCCCGCCAACTATCTAATCTGCTCTCTTGCAGTGACTGACTTCCTTGTGGCAGTCCTGGTGATGCCCTTCAGCATTGTCTACATTGTAAAGGAGACCTGGATCATGGGGCAGGTGGTGTGTGACATTTGGCTGAGCGTGGACATCACATGCTGCACTTGTTCCATCTTGCATCTCTCCGCCATTGCTTTGGACCGGTACAGAGCGATCACGGATGCCGTGGAATATGCCCGGAAAAGGACACCTAAGCATGCTGGCATCATGATAGCAGTTGTATGGATCATATCCATTTTTATCTCCATGCCACCTTTGTTCTGGAGGCACCAGACAACCAGCAGGGAGGACGAATGCATCATCAAACACGACCACATTGTTTTCACCATTTACTCCACGTTTGGCGCCTTCTACATCCCGCTGGCCTTGATCCTGATCCTTTACTACAAGATCTACAAAGCAGCAAAGACATTTCACAGGAGAAGCGTCAGCCGGATCGTGAGGGAGGAAGGGGTGAATGGACAAGTCCTTTTGGATGCAGGTGAAAGAAGCACCAAGTCAGCTTCAATGCCCAGCACAACGGAGAAGACTTCAGATCCCCTGGTGAACTCTGATAAAATCAACATCACCCTACGAAGCCCCAGGTCTGAATCTAAGCACGAGAAGTCCTGGAAAAAACAGAGAATCTCCAGCACGAGAGAGCGAAAGGCAGCAACGACGCTGGGTTTGATCTTGGGGGCATTTGTGATCTGCTGGCTCCCATTTTTTGTAAAGGAAGTAGTTGTTAATACCTGTGAAACATGTCACATCTCAGAAGACATGTCTAATTTCCTAGCATGGCTGGGATATATAAACTCCCTTGTTAACCCTTTAATCTACACAATCTTTAATGAAGATTTCAAGAAAGCCTTCCAGAAGCTTGTACGGTGCGGGCAATAA
- the LOC138115382 gene encoding cell surface glycoprotein CD200 receptor 1-B-like, whose translation MAQKWSVLAALLFLPINLVEAHNRVSVEAGHEAVLSCPNISKVSLLLVAWRKNCNSCCLLSYRSDHNETRKLNCSERITWKYSPVSDPALRIYPVNLGDEGNYTCDTANSEGNFHFFFSLTVIVPPTVTLTHDKSRVAVCQASAGKPAADISWIPASNHSSEEEFHHPNGTVTRVSYFNWANSSFPSVTCLVTHPAMNQTLLMDLTYTSRILLYILIGAAAGVAAVTGVTSCLIFRCRARWLRKRARGPAEHFRTKTSEFTPSCVRREADKPHDFPERIYENYNTRPLYICLQQHRHN comes from the exons ATGGCTCAGAAATGGTCAGTTCTGGCTGCGCTCCTTTTCTTGCCAATCAATCTGGTTGAAG CTCACAACAGGGTGAGTGTAGAGGCTGGCCATGAAGCTGTGCTCAGTTGCCCCAATATCTCCAAGGTGTCTTTGCTGCTGGTGGCATGGAGGAAGAATTGCAACAGTTGCTGCTTGTTGTCCTATAGAAGTGATCACAATGAGACAAGAAAGCTGAACTGCAGTGAGAGGATCACATGGAAATATTCACCTGTCAGTGACCCTGCGCTTCGTATTTACCCTGTGAACCTTGGGGATGAGGGAAATTACACCTGTGACACTGCCAACAGTGAAGggaattttcatttcttcttttctctgacTGTGATAG TGCCTCCTACGGTGACCCTGACCCACGACAAAAGCAGGGTGGCTGTCTGTCAAGCATCTGCAGGAAAGCCAGCTGCTGACatctcctggatccctgcaagcaaccacagctctgaggaagaaTTCCATCACCCCAATGGAACAGTGACCAGAGTGAGCTACTTCAACTGGGCCAACAGCTCATTTCCCTCTGTCACCTGCCTGGTCACCCACCCAGCCATGAACCAGACCCTGCTCATGGACCTGACAT ACACTTCCCGCATTCTTCTCTACATCCTGAtaggagcagctgcaggtgtTGCTGCTGTTACTGGTGTGACTTCATGCTTGATTTTCAGGTGCAGAG CTCGCTGGTTACGTAAAAGGGCACGTGGCCCAGCAGAACACTTTAGA ACTAAAACCTCTGAGTTCACACCCTCATGTGTGAGAAGAGAAGCAGACAAGCCTCATGATTTTCCAGAGAGAATCTATGAGAATTACAACACAAGACCTCTTTATATATGCTTACAACAGCATAGGCACAACTAG